The genomic segment atatatatatattgctaatatgtataatataatatataatacaagaaaaaaataaacggttcaaaaaaaaaaaaaaaataaaaaaaaaaaaaatagacggggaattatacatattcacatcatatattttactccgtggttatataaatattatatacatatatatatatatatatatatatatatatatatatatattttttttttttttttagtatatattgttttattaagacgtatattttattttattttttattatttaaaaatagtctaaaaagaaaaaagcaCCATAATTTCATAATTGCACTAAACAGCAGAATATGTTCTATGGAAACAATTTCTATTAAATCCAATAAtgacatattaaaaataacaaatatctaataaaaataaaaaatgaaatcataaaaattatattaagttataaatttaaaagtatacattatatatatatatatatatatatatatatatctaccatccatataataaaaaacaaaagataaaatattatccatattttgtttttaaatagtttaatattaaaaaaaaattaagcagaaaaatcaaaaaaaaaaaaaaaaaaaaaaaaacataggAAATGACTAAAAATCTATTtgaaaataattcatttaaaatttttttttttttttttttattttacctatattatatatatatgtatacacacatacaaatatgtaaaaatagacatttcaaaatttttaatataaaataacatatatatatataaataaatagtaaaattaattttttttatttcatcattttatatatacatatatatatatatatatatatatttatttatttatttatatacatatataagttatttatttatttatttcctttttggttgtattttcgtttttttgattctatttatatatttatagtaatatttataattataattattttatttaattttttatctttttcattttatatattaataactttcttttaaatattatgatattaatttttattttttagtatttatataagaTTTTAAAAtagacaaaataaatataaataaattatatattatatatatatatatatatttttttttttttatagttatgcacatatatatgtattaatatatattatctttaaactattagaatatatactttattattctaaatattattaatttgtaatactcacatatatatatatatatatttatttatttatttatttatttatatagtaaaaaatcaattaatttttttttttttttttatatataatgagtTTCTATTTGGGTAgcttagtaataatattccATGTACTCTTCCGTAATGTCGCTGATGGTATAAATGTAAACggagataataattatgggAAAACAATAATCAATAATGATTTCAATTTTGATGATTACAATTATTGGACaccaataaataaaaaggaatttTTAAATTCCTATGAAGATAAATTTTCAAGTGAATCctttttagaaaataaatcTAGTGTTGATGatggaaatataaatttaacaGATACAAGTACATCAAATAAAAGTTCTAAAAAAGGACATGGTAGAAGTAGAGTAAGATCAGCATCAGCTGCTGCAATTCTTGAAGAAGATGATTCAAAAGATGATATGGAATTTAAAGCTTCTCCTTCAGTTGTTAAAACATCTACTCCATCAGGTACACAGACATCTGGTTTAAAATCATCTAGTCCATCTAGTACAAAGTCATCAAGTCCATCAAATGTAAAATCAGCTAGTCCACATGGTGAATCTAATTCTTCTGAAGAAAGTACTACTAAATCCTCAAAGAGAAGTGCTTCGGTTGCAGGTATTGTAGGTGCCGACGAAGAAGCACCTCCTGCACCAAAAAACACCCTCACTCCATTAGAAGAATTATATCCTACTAatgttaatttatttaactataaatattcattaaaCAATATGGAAGAAAATATCAATATACTTAAAAACGAAGGAGATTTAGTTGCacaaaaagaagaatttgaatatgatgaaaatatggaaaaagcTAAacaagacaaaaaaaaagcacTTGAGAAAATAGGAAAAGAATCAGACGAAGAACCTTTTATGTTTTCAGAAAATAAATTTCTTGAAAATCAAgtaaaagaaagaaatgtTGCTGGATCCTTTTCTCGATTTTTCAGTAAATTAAATCCTTTTAAGAAAGATGAAGTAATAGAAAAAACTGAAGTATCAAAGAAAACATTTTCAGGTATAGGTTTTAATCTTACTGAGAAAGAAGCTAAAGTATTAGGTGTAGGTGTAACCTATCAAGAATATCCAGAAACCATGTTATATAACTGTCCAAACAATTCTAATTTGTTTGATACTATAGAATCATTACAAGGAAGAGTAAttgatattaaaaaaagagaaagcATGATATCAACAACTTTCGAACAACAAAAAgaatgtttaaaaaatatgggtGTACTTGATCTTGAATTAAACGATACACAATGTAAATTTGGTACATGTATAGGTAGCTTTGGAGAACATCATCTTAGATTATACGAATTTGAGAATGACTTATTAAAATTTCATCCAAATATTGATTATTTAACTTTAGCTGATGGatataaattacaaaaaaatgatatatatgaattatccCATGTAAACTTTTGCTTATTAAATCCTAAAACATTAgaagaatttttaaaaaaaaaagaaatcaaGGATCTTATGGGTGGTGATGatcttataaaatataaagaaaattttgaTAACTTTATGAGTATATCTATAACATGCCATATTGAATCtttaatatatgat from the Plasmodium falciparum 3D7 genome assembly, chromosome: 14 genome contains:
- a CDS encoding rhoptry-associated protein 1, whose protein sequence is MSFYLGSLVIIFHVLFRNVADGINVNGDNNYGKTIINNDFNFDDYNYWTPINKKEFLNSYEDKFSSESFLENKSSVDDGNINLTDTSTSNKSSKKGHGRSRVRSASAAAILEEDDSKDDMEFKASPSVVKTSTPSGTQTSGLKSSSPSSTKSSSPSNVKSASPHGESNSSEESTTKSSKRSASVAGIVGADEEAPPAPKNTLTPLEELYPTNVNLFNYKYSLNNMEENINILKNEGDLVAQKEEFEYDENMEKAKQDKKKALEKIGKESDEEPFMFSENKFLENQVKERNVAGSFSRFFSKLNPFKKDEVIEKTEVSKKTFSGIGFNLTEKEAKVLGVGVTYQEYPETMLYNCPNNSNLFDTIESLQGRVIDIKKRESMISTTFEQQKECLKNMGVLDLELNDTQCKFGTCIGSFGEHHLRLYEFENDLLKFHPNIDYLTLADGYKLQKNDIYELSHVNFCLLNPKTLEEFLKKKEIKDLMGGDDLIKYKENFDNFMSISITCHIESLIYDDIEASQDIAAVLKIAKSKLHVITSGLSYKARKLVYKIYSEIQKNPDELYEKLTWIYDNIYMIKRYYTAYALEGVCSYLEHDKSQMYTELHIYNKIVDSVRYYSSCFKNVIVYNAIISGIHEKIKHFLKLVPRHNFLLDYHFNSIFEKEIKPAKKYSTSHIYFDPTVASYAYYNLDRRTMVTIINDYFEAKKKELTVIVSRMKTDMLSLQNEESKIPNDKSANSKLATRLMKKFKAEIRDFFKEMRIQYAKLINIRYRSHLKKNYFAFKRLD